In Deinococcus maricopensis DSM 21211, one genomic interval encodes:
- the infC gene encoding translation initiation factor IF-3: MMSIAKDLKINEQIRVRQVRLIDDEGGQVGIIDTREAMAMARQKSLDLVMVGPTAVPPVCKLMDYGRFRYEQQQNEKENRKRARAHEVKAIKFRVKIDDNDFKTKTNHVRRFLQEGHKVKVTIMFRGRERTHPELGERILHRVAETLADIGAPESTPSMMGMDMNMIMVPKPGAIKKTDAAAGVPATSDVDVDAAPTQA, translated from the coding sequence GTGATGAGCATAGCGAAAGATCTCAAAATCAACGAGCAGATCCGGGTCCGACAAGTCCGCCTTATCGATGACGAAGGCGGCCAGGTTGGCATTATCGACACGCGCGAAGCGATGGCGATGGCGCGCCAGAAGAGCCTGGATCTGGTCATGGTCGGGCCGACGGCCGTCCCCCCGGTCTGCAAGCTGATGGACTACGGTCGCTTCCGCTACGAGCAGCAGCAGAACGAGAAGGAAAACCGCAAGCGTGCCCGCGCCCACGAAGTCAAGGCGATCAAGTTCCGCGTCAAGATCGACGACAACGACTTCAAGACCAAGACGAACCACGTGCGCCGCTTCCTGCAGGAAGGCCACAAGGTCAAGGTCACCATCATGTTCCGCGGCCGTGAGCGCACGCACCCGGAGCTCGGTGAGCGCATCCTGCACCGCGTCGCGGAAACCCTCGCGGACATCGGCGCGCCCGAAAGCACCCCCAGCATGATGGGCATGGACATGAACATGATCATGGTGCCCAAACCCGGCGCGATCAAGAAAACCGACGCGGCCGCTGGCGTCCCGGCCACCAGCGACGTGGACGTCGACGCCGCGCCCACCCAGGCGTAA